In Acidobacteriota bacterium, a single genomic region encodes these proteins:
- a CDS encoding FGGY-family carbohydrate kinase — protein MSGGAFYLGIDVGTQSLTAIMVEAPKPDGDGEDRAEGIVCRVGVHYDSELPAYGTVNGQLPNDDPTVGRVPPCMWLDALDLAFEKLGAEACRDIRGVSVSGQQHGSVYLRPGAEVVLQSLTADRRLGEQIESVLSRVEAPIWTDSSTARECADIRHALGGAAATAELTGSDTFERFTGPQIRRFARTEPEAWADTAHVCLVSSFVTSVLAGRLAPIDHGDGSGMNLLDIRRLQWSEAAMTATAEGLDRRLAPPCPPWTIVGNVAPYFVSRYGIPADAQVVAGSGDNPCSLVGVGVREPGEAVLSLGTSDTYFGLLKAVAVDPDANGHVFIAPNGHPMSLVCFRNGSLAREAVRDRYGLDWPGFDAALRATPPGNDGLMMLPWFEPEIVPRVASPRVVRLGGLTDGPEHAARNCRAVVEGQFLAMRLNSEWMATRPTRIVATGGGSRNRELLQIAADVLGCRVESLEVSDGAALGAALRATGRRPCPLPPAGEPGPSAEPRPEAAAIHDAMLPRYAEAQRRALNPATRAPRRVP, from the coding sequence GTGAGCGGCGGCGCCTTCTACCTCGGGATCGACGTCGGCACCCAGAGCCTGACCGCCATCATGGTGGAGGCGCCGAAGCCGGATGGCGATGGCGAGGATCGCGCGGAAGGCATCGTCTGCCGCGTTGGAGTCCACTACGACTCGGAACTGCCGGCGTACGGTACCGTCAACGGCCAGCTTCCGAACGATGATCCGACGGTCGGCCGGGTACCGCCGTGCATGTGGCTCGACGCCCTGGATCTGGCGTTCGAGAAGCTGGGTGCCGAGGCCTGCCGCGATATCCGCGGCGTATCGGTGTCCGGCCAGCAGCACGGTTCCGTCTACCTCCGACCAGGCGCAGAGGTTGTCCTTCAGTCTCTGACCGCGGACCGAAGGCTCGGCGAACAGATCGAGTCCGTCCTGTCCCGCGTCGAAGCACCGATCTGGACCGACTCCTCGACCGCGCGCGAGTGCGCTGATATCCGGCACGCACTCGGCGGCGCCGCCGCAACCGCCGAACTGACCGGCAGCGACACCTTCGAGCGCTTCACCGGCCCCCAGATCCGTCGTTTCGCCCGGACCGAGCCGGAAGCATGGGCCGACACAGCTCATGTCTGCCTGGTCAGTTCCTTCGTCACGTCCGTACTGGCCGGCAGGCTCGCGCCGATCGACCACGGCGATGGCTCGGGCATGAACCTGCTCGACATCCGGCGGCTTCAATGGTCCGAGGCCGCGATGACTGCGACGGCCGAAGGTCTCGACCGCAGGCTGGCCCCGCCCTGTCCGCCGTGGACGATCGTCGGGAACGTCGCCCCCTACTTCGTCTCCAGATACGGCATCCCGGCCGACGCCCAGGTCGTCGCCGGCTCGGGCGACAATCCCTGCTCCCTGGTCGGCGTCGGCGTTCGCGAACCGGGCGAAGCGGTCCTCAGTCTGGGCACGAGCGACACGTACTTCGGGCTTCTGAAAGCCGTCGCCGTCGACCCGGATGCCAACGGCCATGTGTTCATCGCACCGAACGGTCACCCGATGAGCCTGGTCTGTTTCCGCAATGGTTCCCTGGCGCGCGAGGCGGTGCGGGACCGGTACGGCCTGGATTGGCCGGGCTTCGACGCCGCGCTGCGGGCAACGCCGCCGGGGAACGATGGGCTGATGATGCTGCCCTGGTTCGAGCCCGAGATCGTGCCGCGCGTGGCGTCGCCCCGCGTCGTCCGGCTGGGCGGACTAACCGACGGGCCCGAACATGCCGCCCGGAACTGCCGGGCAGTGGTCGAAGGCCAGTTCCTGGCGATGCGCCTCAACTCCGAGTGGATGGCGACCCGGCCGACGAGGATCGTCGCCACCGGCGGCGGCTCGCGGAACCGTGAACTCCTGCAGATCGCCGCCGACGTTCTCGGCTGTCGCGTCGAGAGCCTCGAGGTATCGGACGGCGCCGCCCTCGGCGCCGCCCTGCGCGCCACCGGTCGGCGACCGTGCCCGCTGCCGCCCGCGGGCGAACCCGGTCCCTCGGCCGAGCCCCGGCCGGAAGCGGCGGCGATCCATGACGCGATGCTGCCCCGGTATGCCGAGGCCCAGCGCCGGGCCCTGAACCCCGCTACTCGAGCGCCCCGTAGAGTTCCCTGA